Proteins co-encoded in one Paraburkholderia terrae genomic window:
- a CDS encoding ABC transporter substrate-binding protein, protein MSSHKNKIKRTLMRAAAIGALFAAAAAHADIKVGIDLSSTGPAATIGITSKNAMLMWPKTIAGQNAQYIILDDASDPGNAVRNIRKLINEDHVDVIVGPNITPAAMAALDPVAESQTPMITLIGSASVVEPQEGKKVWAFKMAQTDSAMADVMTRYMSNHNIKTVGFIGFADSYGDSWLNEFTKFATLRHIQVVATERFNRTDASVTGQVLKLIAAKPDAVLIAGAGTPTVLPQRTLVERGYKGAIYQTHGIATPEFIKLGGKDVEGTLFPTQPVVVARTLPADHPAKKAALAFVNAYEAQYGPNTVTQFAGDAAGVYPRLQDAVARALKTAQPGTPEFRAALRTELEHAHELVVPNGVVNTSAKDHVGLDQRASVMGIIKGGKFTYLSQ, encoded by the coding sequence ATGTCGTCGCACAAGAACAAAATCAAACGCACCCTGATGCGTGCCGCCGCGATCGGCGCGCTGTTCGCCGCCGCCGCCGCGCACGCGGACATCAAGGTCGGCATCGACCTGTCGAGCACGGGGCCCGCCGCCACGATCGGCATCACCAGCAAGAACGCGATGCTGATGTGGCCGAAGACGATTGCCGGTCAGAACGCGCAGTACATCATCCTCGACGACGCCTCCGATCCGGGCAATGCCGTGCGCAACATCCGCAAGCTGATCAACGAGGATCACGTCGATGTGATCGTCGGCCCCAATATCACGCCCGCCGCGATGGCAGCGCTCGATCCCGTCGCCGAGAGCCAGACGCCGATGATCACGCTGATCGGCTCGGCCAGTGTTGTCGAACCGCAGGAAGGCAAGAAGGTCTGGGCGTTCAAGATGGCGCAGACGGACAGCGCGATGGCCGATGTGATGACGCGCTACATGTCGAATCACAACATCAAGACAGTTGGCTTTATCGGTTTCGCGGACAGCTACGGCGATAGCTGGCTCAACGAGTTCACGAAGTTTGCCACGCTGCGTCACATTCAAGTAGTTGCGACAGAGCGCTTCAACCGCACCGATGCGAGCGTCACGGGCCAGGTGCTGAAGCTGATCGCCGCGAAGCCCGATGCCGTGCTGATCGCGGGCGCGGGCACGCCGACTGTGCTGCCGCAGCGCACGCTCGTCGAGCGCGGCTACAAGGGCGCGATCTATCAGACGCACGGCATCGCGACGCCGGAGTTCATCAAGCTGGGCGGCAAGGATGTCGAGGGGACGCTGTTCCCAACGCAGCCGGTCGTCGTGGCGCGCACGTTGCCCGCCGATCATCCGGCGAAGAAGGCAGCGCTTGCGTTTGTCAACGCGTATGAGGCGCAGTATGGGCCGAACACTGTCACGCAGTTCGCGGGCGATGCGGCGGGTGTGTATCCGCGTCTGCAGGATGCCGTCGCGCGCGCGTTGAAGACGGCGCAGCCGGGTACGCCGGAGTTTCGCGCGGCGCTGCGCACGGAACTCGAGCACGCGCATGAGTTGGTGGTGCCGAACGGCGTCGTGAACACGAGCGCGAAGGATCACGTCGGGCTCGATCAGCGGGCCAGCGTGATGGGGATTATCAAGGGTGGGAAGTTTACGTATTTGAGTCAGTGA
- a CDS encoding tetratricopeptide repeat protein — MPSVQETLDALAHAPDDAEKLRAVCVALLHDMRDDELLTYTERALAIEPRDLHFVNWRAYALTLLGRHFDAVATWRNYAALPWQPAYYKMSLGQSLVMSGDVERGIPMLHDAWRTAAAGGDWFARKAEHLYGEALLRTARPAGFEPWLARNDSDSGNYQSVDIPSWSGEQDLRGKRVLITHQMGFGDQFLFFANVSQWQAAGAQLMITCDAQLYPLLQASLPDCHVVSAARPLRQHEALPEELASEVREFAPDLHATLPHLPLLAAQQVPLPSPFFPAYLRAPEAEREAAAAWARELRAAEPGKSLIGIFWDCNQRHAHEVGAVMRCSAIRRSLPLTEVDHLVMHPSVAAKRHFVSLHHPSVQQFAGMPSGNIGVYGPGIKSFAETAACIEQLDAVIAVDSGVANLSAMLGKLTIVPLNVASEWRWGVEGDTSPWMANLKPLRQTLMGDWRSVIDEAISFLS; from the coding sequence ATGCCTTCAGTCCAGGAAACACTCGATGCGCTTGCCCATGCGCCCGACGATGCAGAAAAGCTGCGAGCTGTCTGCGTCGCGCTGCTGCACGACATGCGTGACGACGAACTGCTGACCTATACCGAACGCGCGCTCGCCATCGAGCCGCGCGATCTCCATTTCGTCAACTGGCGCGCGTATGCGTTGACACTGCTCGGACGGCATTTCGATGCCGTCGCGACGTGGCGCAACTATGCCGCGCTGCCGTGGCAGCCCGCGTACTACAAGATGAGCCTCGGCCAGAGTCTCGTGATGTCGGGCGACGTCGAGCGCGGCATTCCGATGCTACACGACGCATGGCGCACGGCTGCCGCGGGAGGCGACTGGTTTGCGCGCAAGGCCGAGCATCTGTATGGCGAGGCATTGTTGCGCACCGCGCGTCCTGCAGGCTTCGAGCCGTGGCTCGCGCGCAATGACAGCGACAGCGGCAACTACCAGTCCGTCGATATTCCTTCGTGGTCGGGCGAACAGGATTTGCGCGGCAAGCGTGTGCTGATTACGCATCAGATGGGTTTTGGCGATCAGTTCCTGTTCTTTGCCAACGTATCGCAATGGCAGGCAGCAGGCGCGCAGTTGATGATTACGTGCGATGCGCAGTTGTATCCGCTATTGCAGGCGTCGCTGCCAGATTGTCATGTGGTGAGCGCGGCGCGTCCGTTGCGTCAGCACGAGGCGTTGCCTGAAGAGTTAGCCAGTGAGGTTCGCGAATTCGCGCCCGATCTGCATGCGACGTTGCCGCATTTGCCGCTGCTCGCCGCGCAACAAGTGCCGCTGCCGTCACCGTTTTTCCCGGCCTATCTGCGCGCGCCCGAAGCGGAGCGCGAGGCCGCCGCCGCATGGGCGCGCGAGTTGCGCGCCGCGGAGCCGGGCAAATCGCTGATCGGCATTTTCTGGGACTGCAACCAGCGCCACGCGCATGAGGTCGGCGCGGTGATGCGCTGCTCGGCGATCCGCCGCAGCTTGCCGTTGACGGAAGTCGATCACCTGGTGATGCATCCGTCCGTCGCAGCGAAGCGGCATTTCGTGAGCCTGCACCATCCTTCAGTGCAGCAGTTCGCTGGCATGCCGTCGGGCAATATCGGCGTGTACGGGCCGGGGATCAAATCGTTTGCGGAGACGGCTGCGTGCATCGAGCAACTGGATGCCGTCATTGCCGTCGATTCAGGCGTCGCGAACCTGAGCGCGATGCTCGGTAAGCTGACCATCGTGCCGCTCAATGTGGCAAGCGAATGGCGCTGGGGTGTGGAAGGCGATACGTCGCCGTGGATGGCGAATCTGAAGCCGCTGCGTCAGACGCTGATGGGCGACTGGCGCAGCGTGATCGATGAGGCGATTAGTTTTTTGTCGTAG
- a CDS encoding Gfo/Idh/MocA family protein, with amino-acid sequence MTRRLRLGMVGGGLGAFIGAVHRIAARIDDRFELVAAALSSDPQRAQASADELGVARSYASWDEMARAEAARDDGIDAVSIVTPNHLHAPVATAFLEAGIHVICDKPLAMTLEEGEALAKLARDKNRLFALTHTYSGYPMVRHARELVEAGELGEVRVVQVEYAQDWLAKPIELTGENRQAVWRTDPKQAGRAGCLGDIGTHAYHLAAFVTGMLPIEIAAELHTFVEGRQVDDHIQAMLRYKCGARGMLWASQVASGAENALRLRVYGTKAGIAFDQESPNELLFTPLGGAAQRLTRGRVDSDVARHATRVPAGHPEGYLEAFAQLYKDAALQIEAIDAGLPAPSESRLLTTVEDGVAGLRFIDAVFTSNEQLAYTRVGNG; translated from the coding sequence ATGACACGAAGACTCAGGCTGGGCATGGTCGGCGGCGGACTGGGCGCGTTTATCGGTGCGGTGCATCGGATCGCGGCGCGCATCGACGATCGCTTCGAACTGGTGGCGGCGGCGCTCTCGTCCGACCCGCAGCGCGCGCAGGCAAGCGCTGACGAACTTGGCGTCGCGCGCAGCTACGCAAGCTGGGACGAGATGGCGCGCGCCGAAGCCGCGCGCGACGACGGCATCGACGCGGTGTCGATCGTCACGCCGAATCATCTGCATGCGCCCGTCGCGACGGCGTTCCTCGAAGCCGGCATCCACGTGATCTGCGACAAGCCGCTCGCGATGACGCTCGAAGAAGGCGAAGCGCTAGCGAAGCTCGCGCGCGACAAGAACCGGCTCTTTGCGCTGACGCACACGTATTCGGGTTATCCGATGGTGCGTCATGCGCGCGAACTGGTCGAAGCGGGTGAGTTGGGCGAGGTGCGCGTCGTGCAGGTCGAGTACGCGCAGGACTGGCTCGCGAAGCCGATCGAACTGACGGGCGAGAACCGTCAGGCGGTGTGGCGCACCGATCCGAAGCAGGCCGGGCGGGCGGGATGTCTTGGCGATATCGGCACGCACGCGTATCACCTCGCGGCGTTTGTGACGGGCATGCTGCCCATCGAGATCGCCGCTGAATTGCATACGTTCGTCGAAGGGCGCCAGGTCGACGACCATATTCAGGCGATGCTGCGCTACAAGTGCGGCGCGCGCGGCATGCTGTGGGCGAGCCAGGTGGCGAGCGGCGCGGAGAACGCGCTGCGTCTGCGCGTCTATGGGACCAAGGCAGGCATTGCGTTCGATCAGGAGAGCCCGAACGAACTGCTGTTCACGCCGTTGGGCGGGGCGGCGCAAAGGCTCACGCGCGGGCGCGTCGACAGCGACGTGGCGCGGCACGCGACGCGCGTGCCGGCAGGGCATCCCGAGGGTTATCTCGAAGCGTTCGCGCAGCTCTACAAGGATGCGGCGTTGCAGATCGAAGCCATCGACGCGGGGTTGCCTGCGCCGTCCGAAAGCCGTTTGCTGACGACCGTCGAGGACGGCGTCGCGGGGCTGCGTTTCATCGATGCCGTTTTCACAAGCAACGAACAGCTTGCCTACACGCGCGTAGGGAACGGCTGA
- a CDS encoding sugar phosphate isomerase/epimerase family protein yields MKTIKGPAIFLAQFMGDKVPFDNLAHLAQWAASLGFKGIQVPADPRLVDLEQAASSQDYCDDLLGVVTDAGVAITELSTHLQGQLVAVHPAYDVLFDGFAAPHVRGNPAARTEWAVQQMKWAAKASQRLGLNTHVSFSGALAWPYIYPWPQRPAGLVEAAFDELARRWTPILDAFDEAGVDVCYELHPGEDLHDGVTFERFLAAVKDHRRANILFDPSHYVLQQLDYLAFIDIYHERIKAFHVKDAEFRPNGRQGVYGGYSGWVERAGRFRSLGDGQIDFGAIFSKMAQYDFPGWAVLEWECALKHPEDGAREGAEFIKRHIIRVADHAFDDFAGSGADDAQLKRVLGL; encoded by the coding sequence ATGAAAACGATCAAAGGGCCGGCGATCTTTCTCGCGCAGTTCATGGGCGACAAGGTGCCGTTCGACAACCTCGCGCATCTCGCGCAATGGGCCGCGAGTCTCGGCTTCAAAGGCATTCAGGTGCCCGCCGATCCGCGCCTCGTCGACCTCGAACAGGCGGCGTCGAGCCAGGACTATTGCGACGATCTGCTGGGCGTCGTCACCGATGCGGGCGTCGCCATCACCGAACTGTCGACGCATCTCCAAGGCCAACTCGTCGCCGTGCATCCCGCGTATGACGTGCTGTTCGACGGCTTCGCCGCGCCGCACGTGCGCGGCAATCCCGCGGCGCGCACCGAATGGGCCGTGCAGCAGATGAAGTGGGCCGCGAAGGCATCGCAGCGTCTTGGATTGAACACGCATGTGTCGTTTTCAGGCGCGCTCGCGTGGCCATATATCTATCCGTGGCCGCAGCGTCCCGCCGGTCTCGTCGAAGCGGCCTTCGACGAACTCGCGCGCCGCTGGACGCCAATCCTCGATGCGTTCGACGAAGCGGGCGTCGATGTCTGCTACGAACTGCATCCGGGCGAAGATCTGCACGATGGCGTGACGTTCGAACGTTTTCTTGCGGCCGTGAAGGACCACAGGCGCGCAAACATACTGTTCGATCCGAGTCACTACGTCTTGCAGCAACTCGACTACCTCGCGTTCATCGATATCTATCACGAGCGCATCAAGGCCTTTCACGTGAAGGACGCCGAGTTTCGTCCGAATGGGCGGCAGGGCGTCTATGGCGGCTATAGCGGCTGGGTCGAGCGCGCGGGGCGCTTCCGCTCGTTGGGCGACGGGCAGATCGACTTCGGCGCGATCTTCTCGAAGATGGCGCAATACGATTTTCCGGGCTGGGCGGTGCTCGAATGGGAGTGCGCGTTGAAGCATCCCGAAGACGGCGCGCGCGAAGGCGCGGAGTTCATCAAGCGGCACATCATTCGCGTGGCCGACCATGCATTCGACGACTTCGCGGGCAGCGGCGCGGACGACGCGCAACTGAAACGCGTGCTCGGCCTTTGA
- a CDS encoding substrate-binding domain-containing protein, with protein MKQIIRAVGAGMLALSVMGLATGPAHADEKVTLGVAIPTADHGFTGGIVWWANKAKADLEKAHPDLKVIVKTAANAPEQANQLQDLVTVNKINALVIFPYESASLTQPVAQVKKKGVYVTVVDRGLTDTSAQDAYVAGDNTAFGKIPAEYLAKALDGKGDIVALRGIPTTLDNERWTAFTGVLKAYPNIKILDAKYANWNRDDAFKVMQDYLTRFKHIDAVWAADDDMAVGVIKAIDQAKRTDIKIVFGGAGSKGMVKNVMDGAPLIKADVSYSPKFIYDAIKLTAEARLKGDKLPATTIIPSVLITKENAKEFYFPDSPF; from the coding sequence ATGAAGCAGATCATTCGAGCGGTCGGCGCCGGCATGCTGGCGTTAAGCGTGATGGGCCTTGCCACAGGCCCTGCACATGCAGATGAAAAAGTAACCCTGGGCGTAGCCATCCCCACCGCCGATCACGGCTTCACAGGCGGCATCGTCTGGTGGGCGAACAAGGCAAAGGCGGATCTGGAAAAAGCCCACCCCGACCTGAAAGTGATCGTCAAAACCGCAGCGAACGCGCCAGAACAGGCGAACCAGCTACAAGACCTCGTGACGGTCAACAAGATCAACGCGCTAGTAATCTTCCCGTACGAATCAGCCTCCCTCACCCAACCCGTCGCGCAAGTGAAAAAGAAGGGCGTCTACGTAACAGTCGTCGACCGTGGTCTCACGGACACAAGCGCACAAGACGCCTACGTCGCCGGCGACAACACCGCCTTCGGCAAGATCCCCGCCGAATATCTGGCGAAAGCACTCGACGGCAAAGGCGACATCGTCGCGCTACGCGGCATTCCCACAACCCTCGACAACGAACGCTGGACAGCCTTCACAGGCGTCCTGAAGGCCTATCCGAACATCAAGATCCTCGACGCAAAATACGCAAACTGGAACCGCGACGACGCATTCAAGGTCATGCAGGACTACCTGACGCGCTTCAAGCACATCGACGCCGTCTGGGCCGCCGACGACGACATGGCCGTCGGCGTCATCAAGGCAATCGATCAGGCCAAACGCACCGACATCAAAATCGTGTTCGGCGGCGCGGGCTCGAAAGGCATGGTGAAGAACGTGATGGACGGCGCGCCCCTCATCAAGGCCGATGTGTCGTACTCGCCAAAGTTCATCTACGACGCAATCAAGCTCACGGCGGAAGCACGCCTCAAAGGCGACAAGCTGCCCGCCACCACGATCATTCCTTCCGTGCTGATCACGAAGGAGAACGCGAAGGAATTCTACTTCCCGGATTCGCCGTTCTGA
- a CDS encoding ABC transporter permease, with protein sequence MRPAHTDTAPVGRAMRIAHRLHGLGPLAGLILLCIAGTLLNRDFATVDNMMNVLTRTSFIGIIAVGMTFVIISGGIDLSVGSMAALIAGSMIWLMNALAAAPGGHSFAPLTIVLIGIASAFVLGGAFGCAHGLLITKGRIEPFIVTLGSLGIFRAVLTWLADGGALTLDNNLSDLYGPVYYASLFGVPVPIWVFLVVAAGGALILNRTAFGRHVQAIGSNEQVARYAAIRVDTVKIVTYVLLGVCVGVATVLYVPRLGSATPTTGLLWELEAIAAVVVGGTALKGGEGRVVGTVIGAVLLSVIANILNLTSIISVYLNAAVQGIVIIVVAFLQRGRR encoded by the coding sequence ATGCGACCGGCACACACTGACACCGCGCCGGTTGGGCGCGCGATGCGGATTGCGCATCGATTGCATGGGCTTGGGCCGCTGGCGGGGCTGATCTTGCTGTGCATCGCGGGGACGCTGCTCAATCGCGATTTCGCGACTGTCGACAACATGATGAATGTGCTGACGCGCACGTCGTTCATCGGGATCATTGCTGTCGGCATGACGTTTGTGATTATTTCGGGTGGGATTGATCTTTCTGTTGGGTCGATGGCGGCGTTGATCGCGGGCAGCATGATCTGGTTGATGAATGCGCTTGCCGCTGCGCCGGGCGGGCATTCGTTTGCGCCGCTGACTATTGTTCTGATCGGGATTGCGAGTGCGTTTGTGCTTGGGGGCGCGTTTGGATGCGCGCATGGGCTGTTGATCACCAAAGGGCGGATCGAGCCGTTTATTGTCACGCTGGGGTCGTTGGGTATTTTTCGCGCGGTGTTGACGTGGCTTGCCGACGGCGGTGCTTTGACGCTCGATAACAATCTTTCTGATCTTTATGGGCCTGTCTACTACGCGAGTCTGTTTGGGGTACCTGTGCCTATCTGGGTGTTTCTCGTCGTCGCGGCGGGCGGCGCGCTGATTCTTAATCGCACGGCGTTTGGGCGGCATGTGCAGGCGATTGGTTCGAATGAACAGGTTGCGCGGTATGCCGCGATTCGCGTTGATACCGTGAAGATTGTTACTTATGTGTTGCTTGGGGTTTGTGTTGGTGTGGCCACGGTTTTGTATGTGCCTAGACTCGGGTCTGCTACGCCGACTACTGGGCTTTTATGGGAGTTGGAGGCGATTGCCGCTGTTGTGGTTGGCGGGACCGCGCTAAAGGGCGGTGAAGGGCGGGTTGTGGGTACCGTGATCGGTGCGGTTCTGCTTTCTGTCATTGCCAATATTCTTAATCTGACTAGCATCATTAGCGTGTATCTGAATGCTGCTGTGCAGGGGATTGTGATTATTGTTGTCGCGTTTTTGCAGCGGGGGCGGAGGTGA
- a CDS encoding sugar ABC transporter ATP-binding protein, whose product MSLAVRFDDIRKDFGPVRVLHGVSFDLAPGRIYGLLGENGAGKSTLMKILAGYETATEGTVLIDGHAQRFDGSRDAEAAGIVLIHQEFNLAEHLTIAQNMYLGHEKRKGLFVDDTAMRSEAKRYLEQVGLHKHPDTKVRELIVAEKQMVEIAKALSRRARLLIMDEPTATLTPSETERLFALMTKLKADGVTIVYISHKLDEVEHITDEVIVMRDGRFVARSETALLARQQMANLMVGRELSDMFPDKTQPAENAPIALHVQHLSVHEWVDDLSFDVRAGEVFGFAGLVGAGRTEAFEAIIGLRERTAGTIEIAGRKADLHSPRDAMRRGLTYLSEDRKGKGLHVNLSLQDNLTLMTLERYAKPLLDLKAGRDALTKAVREFGIRTGDLGSRARMLSGGNQQKLALAKFLQPNPDVIVLDEPTRGVDIGAKRDIYFLIHRLASEGRAVVVISSELIELIGLCHRVAVMRAGRLQATLGLDHLTEEELIAHATGTH is encoded by the coding sequence ATGAGCCTCGCCGTCCGATTCGACGATATCCGCAAAGACTTCGGTCCCGTGCGTGTGCTGCACGGCGTGAGCTTCGACCTGGCTCCGGGGCGCATCTACGGACTGCTCGGCGAAAACGGCGCGGGCAAGTCGACGCTGATGAAAATCCTCGCGGGCTACGAGACGGCCACGGAAGGCACGGTGCTGATCGACGGCCACGCGCAGCGCTTTGACGGCTCGCGCGACGCGGAAGCCGCGGGGATCGTGTTGATTCACCAGGAGTTCAATCTCGCCGAGCATCTGACGATTGCGCAGAACATGTATCTCGGCCACGAGAAGCGCAAAGGCCTGTTCGTCGACGACACGGCGATGCGTAGCGAAGCGAAGCGCTATCTGGAGCAGGTCGGCCTGCACAAGCATCCGGACACGAAGGTGCGCGAGCTGATCGTCGCGGAAAAGCAGATGGTGGAGATTGCGAAGGCGCTGTCGCGGCGCGCGCGGCTGCTCATCATGGACGAACCGACGGCGACGCTCACGCCGTCCGAGACCGAGCGCCTGTTCGCGCTGATGACGAAGCTCAAGGCCGATGGCGTGACCATCGTCTACATCTCGCACAAGCTCGACGAAGTCGAGCACATCACCGACGAAGTGATTGTGATGCGTGACGGCCGCTTCGTCGCGCGCAGCGAGACGGCGTTGCTCGCGCGTCAGCAGATGGCGAACCTGATGGTCGGGCGCGAACTGTCCGACATGTTCCCCGACAAGACGCAGCCGGCGGAGAACGCGCCGATCGCGCTACACGTGCAGCATCTCAGCGTACACGAGTGGGTTGACGATTTGAGCTTCGACGTGCGCGCGGGCGAAGTGTTCGGCTTTGCGGGGCTCGTCGGCGCGGGACGCACGGAAGCGTTCGAGGCGATCATCGGATTGCGCGAGCGCACCGCGGGCACGATCGAAATCGCCGGACGCAAGGCGGATCTGCACAGCCCGCGCGACGCGATGCGGCGCGGTCTCACGTATCTGAGCGAAGACCGCAAGGGCAAGGGGCTGCACGTGAACCTGAGCCTGCAGGACAACCTGACGCTGATGACGCTCGAACGCTATGCGAAGCCGCTGCTCGATCTGAAGGCGGGACGCGATGCGCTGACGAAAGCCGTACGCGAGTTCGGCATCCGGACGGGCGATCTGGGCAGCCGCGCGCGGATGCTGTCGGGCGGCAACCAGCAGAAGCTCGCGCTTGCCAAGTTTCTGCAGCCGAATCCGGATGTGATCGTGCTCGACGAGCCGACGCGTGGCGTCGATATTGGCGCGAAGCGCGACATCTACTTTCTGATCCACCGGCTTGCGTCCGAAGGGCGCGCCGTGGTCGTCATTTCATCCGAACTGATCGAGCTGATCGGGCTGTGTCATCGCGTGGCCGTGATGCGCGCGGGGCGCCTGCAGGCGACGCTCGGTCTCGACCATCTGACCGAAGAGGAGTTGATCGCACATGCGACCGGCACACACTGA
- a CDS encoding LacI family DNA-binding transcriptional regulator: MRGSVRAASEGLSIAGVAEQAGVSVATVSRVLNGHSNVRPATRDKVLAAVATSGYRVNELARNLRTAESRLLLTMVPDVGNPFYAEVIRGIDSVARQHGYFMLLCDTGADAGRERSYFDLLRRRRADGAICLDPATVQQALAEESNALPWVACCEFDSSVGVPYVGIDNYRAAGDAVRHLLARGHRRIALINSDDHYLYAQQRQQGYLDALRDAGIAPDERWRQNVNSLDYEAGASAAALLMTHADAPTAIFAVSDTLAIGVIAGLRSVGKRVPDDVAVAGFDDISLAAQIDPPLTTIAQPMRELGETAARLLLQRLANPRENVPGVLLPHRLVVRKSA, translated from the coding sequence ATGCGTGGCTCGGTACGCGCCGCATCGGAAGGGCTGTCGATTGCGGGCGTCGCCGAGCAGGCGGGTGTGTCCGTGGCGACGGTGTCGCGCGTGCTGAACGGGCATTCGAACGTGCGCCCCGCGACGCGCGACAAGGTGCTCGCCGCCGTCGCGACGAGCGGCTACCGCGTGAACGAACTGGCGCGCAATCTGCGCACGGCCGAAAGCCGCCTGCTGCTGACGATGGTCCCCGACGTCGGCAACCCGTTCTACGCGGAAGTGATTCGCGGCATCGATTCCGTGGCGCGTCAGCACGGCTATTTCATGCTGTTGTGCGACACGGGCGCCGATGCGGGCCGCGAGCGCAGCTATTTCGACCTGCTGCGCCGCCGCCGCGCGGACGGCGCGATCTGCCTCGATCCGGCCACCGTGCAACAGGCGCTTGCCGAGGAATCGAACGCACTGCCGTGGGTGGCGTGCTGCGAGTTCGATTCGTCTGTGGGCGTGCCGTACGTCGGCATCGACAACTACCGCGCGGCGGGCGACGCCGTGCGCCATCTGCTGGCGCGCGGCCACCGGCGCATCGCGCTGATCAATTCCGACGATCACTACCTGTACGCGCAACAGCGCCAGCAAGGCTATCTGGACGCATTGCGCGACGCTGGCATCGCGCCCGACGAACGCTGGCGCCAGAACGTGAACAGCCTCGACTACGAAGCGGGCGCCTCGGCGGCCGCGCTGTTGATGACGCACGCCGACGCGCCGACGGCCATCTTCGCCGTGTCGGACACGTTGGCGATTGGCGTGATCGCGGGCTTGCGCAGCGTCGGCAAGCGCGTGCCCGACGACGTCGCCGTCGCGGGCTTCGACGACATTTCGCTTGCCGCGCAGATCGATCCGCCCTTGACGACGATCGCGCAGCCGATGCGCGAACTCGGCGAGACGGCTGCGCGCCTGTTGCTGCAACGGCTGGCGAATCCGCGAGAGAACGTGCCGGGCGTGCTGCTGCCGCATCGGCTCGTGGTCAGAAAGAGCGCTTGA
- a CDS encoding protein-L-isoaspartate O-methyltransferase family protein: protein MNIEQARFNMIEQQIRPWEVLDQDVLNLLSIVKRENFVPAAYRELAFVDFEIPLPAGQHMLAPRIEARVLQELAVKKHETVLEIGAGSGYMAALLAHRAQHVLTVDIEPELAELAKANLAANGVLNAEVATGDGARGWGAAAPYDVICVSGGLPVLPQEILEHLKVGGRLAAFVGTAPVMKAQIITRVDEKQFRIADVFETYVEPLQNAMHAPRFKF, encoded by the coding sequence ATGAACATCGAACAAGCGCGTTTCAACATGATTGAACAGCAAATCCGTCCGTGGGAAGTGCTCGACCAGGACGTGCTGAATCTGCTGTCGATCGTCAAGCGTGAGAACTTCGTGCCCGCCGCGTATCGCGAGCTGGCGTTCGTCGATTTCGAAATTCCGCTGCCTGCCGGCCAGCACATGCTCGCGCCGCGCATCGAGGCGCGCGTGCTGCAGGAACTGGCGGTGAAGAAGCATGAAACCGTGCTGGAGATCGGCGCAGGCTCGGGTTACATGGCCGCGTTGCTCGCGCATCGCGCGCAGCATGTGCTGACGGTCGACATCGAGCCGGAACTGGCCGAGCTGGCCAAGGCGAACCTCGCGGCGAACGGCGTGCTGAACGCCGAAGTCGCGACGGGCGACGGCGCGCGCGGCTGGGGCGCAGCCGCCCCGTACGACGTGATCTGCGTATCGGGCGGCCTGCCCGTGCTGCCGCAGGAAATCCTCGAGCATCTGAAGGTGGGCGGCCGTCTCGCCGCGTTCGTCGGCACCGCGCCCGTCATGAAGGCGCAGATCATCACGCGCGTCGACGAGAAGCAGTTCCGTATCGCCGACGTGTTCGAAACCTACGTCGAGCCGCTGCAGAACGCCATGCACGCGCCACGCTTCAAGTTCTAA
- a CDS encoding rhodanese-like domain-containing protein, which yields MQNLTASALAEWLADQSRPAPVLLDVREPWEIETAKIAGSVSIPMREIPARSEELDDDVQIVCICHHGARSAQVAMFLESRGHKDVFNLYGGIDAWSRQVDPSVPTY from the coding sequence ATGCAAAACCTGACCGCTTCCGCCCTCGCCGAATGGCTTGCTGATCAATCCCGCCCGGCGCCCGTGCTGCTCGACGTGCGCGAGCCGTGGGAAATCGAAACGGCGAAGATCGCCGGCAGCGTGTCGATTCCGATGCGCGAGATTCCCGCGCGCAGCGAAGAACTCGACGATGACGTGCAGATCGTCTGCATCTGCCATCACGGCGCGCGTAGCGCGCAGGTCGCGATGTTCCTCGAATCGCGCGGCCACAAGGACGTGTTCAACCTGTACGGCGGCATCGACGCGTGGTCGCGTCAGGTCGATCCTTCCGTGCCGACTTATTGA